From Gemmatimonadota bacterium:
CGACCGGCCGGATTCCATCGGCCGCGTCCGCGGCTTCGGCGGCAGCTTTGGCATGATGGTCCGGGCCTACGCCTATATCCGGGCCAACGGTCCCCACGGCCTGCGCCAGGTGAGCGAGAACGCCATCCTGAACGCCAACTACATCATGCGGCGCCTGGAGAAATACTACCCCCGCACCGTCCTCGTCCACGGCGCGCAGAAGGAGACGCCGATACCCGCCGAAGTGCCCTGCCAGCACGAGTTCGTGGCCTCCGGCACCCGGTTCCGCGCGCACGGCGTCCGGATGCTGGACATCGCCAAGCGCCTGCTCGACTACGGTTTCTACGCGCCGACGATCTACTTCCCGCTCATCGTGCCTGAGGCGGCCATGGTCGAACCCACCGAAACCGAGAGCAGGGAGTCCATCGACCGGTTCATCGACGCCATGGCGGCCATCGCCGAGGAAGTGGAAAACGACCCGGAACTGGTCCGGAACGCCCCGCACACCACGCCGGTCGGCCGCCTCGACGAGGCGCGCGCCGCCCATCCGAAGACCCTGAACCTGCGGTACCGGAAGCCGCTAGCGGAGTAGCGCCGATCGGGATCGGCGAGTGCCCATCGACGGTGGCAACGCCGGTCGCATCCTCAGTCCCGGCGGCGGCACCAGAACCGTGCGTATCCTCAGTCCCGGCGGCGCCATCGCCGGACGCATCCTCAGCCGGCCATCATCCGGTCGTAGGCCGCTTTCGCCGCGGCGGATATCTCCACCGGGTCCTTCTCCCAGTATTCCTCCCGGAAGATCTCGACCGACAGCGCGCCCGCATAGCCTTTCTCACGCAACACGCCCATCATTTCCTTAAGGGGAAGCACGCCTTCACCCATGTAGACACGATGCTGGTCGGTCAGGTCGGCCGGCGGCAGGTCCTCGCAGTCGTCTACGTGGACGATCAGCAGCAATTCAGTGGGAATCGCCCGAATGTCGTCGAGCGGGACGCCCGATTTGTAGTAGTGGAAGAAGTCCACCATCAGCCCCAGGCTGCCGTGCCCGGCCCGTTCGATCACTTCCAGGGCCTCGCGGGGTCCGGGGATGAAGGGATGTCGCCCAAGGGGTTCGATGGCGATCTTCACGCCGTAGGCGGCGGTCCGTTCGGCATAGGCACGGGCCGTGGCGGCCATGGTGTCGTACGCCAGGTCTCTGTTCATGCCGTCCGGCGGCGCGTCGGCGCAGACGAGGAGGACGGGGCAGTCGATCGCCGCGGCCACCTCCGCCGCACGTTCGACGGCCTTGAGCTGTTCCCGGTTGTCGGAGAACCCGATCAGCCCGTAGGGACACAGCGAGGCCACGCGAAGCCCGTAGCCATCCAGGAGTGCCTTCAACTCGCCGGCATCGTGGGTTTCCAGGTAGGCATCGAGTTTCCTGGACCAGATCTCCACGGCGTCGAAACCCGCCCTCGACGCAGCTTCCAGGTCCTGCTCGAGCGTATAGGGCATGGTCGTGGCGCCGTTGATGCATGAATACATGACTGAATGCTCCTTGGGTGGCTATGCCTTGAATCAGAGTGACACGGAGAACAGATTTGCGCGGCTCATGTGGATAAC
This genomic window contains:
- a CDS encoding sugar phosphate isomerase/epimerase, with the protein product MYSCINGATTMPYTLEQDLEAASRAGFDAVEIWSRKLDAYLETHDAGELKALLDGYGLRVASLCPYGLIGFSDNREQLKAVERAAEVAAAIDCPVLLVCADAPPDGMNRDLAYDTMAATARAYAERTAAYGVKIAIEPLGRHPFIPGPREALEVIERAGHGSLGLMVDFFHYYKSGVPLDDIRAIPTELLLIVHVDDCEDLPPADLTDQHRVYMGEGVLPLKEMMGVLREKGYAGALSVEIFREEYWEKDPVEISAAAKAAYDRMMAG